A genome region from Plasmodium vivax chromosome 11, whole genome shotgun sequence includes the following:
- a CDS encoding variable surface protein Vir14-related (encoded by transcript PVX_113230A): MEKDPKYKDLPSQIYYDKLNEDIIEEEDDEHEENEESQENVYWEAIEGSYEQTPWVRDVFFKLERNLTEINESRGEDSLSKKHCYDLNYWLYEQVYENLNNNENDENFFKIIDGLQNAWTNINNDKFPNADNICHPDKTLVDMKYLKDVKHLFDFIEDFSTIKTAAIKDTNNACQKYIDYLKLKVPLYYEWNDVCTMEEENICTKYIDDYPKYNPKNVLENLSVVSLALASIFNDCYQNIINLFTEAEKIEPRTVLKHRDITGPSESNVVKIGGRALAEAISDTSQSGNMLIGINALATSLFSVVKRFNSYVFSLVAPVGLSLLGLLLFLYVLYKFTPIGKSISRTHKRVKNKFVRNKRDDFDDDEDDDDDDSDNSSDLKSSSSMESLLNNYNNVKKGDDKWFLDRDMVYNLSFENEEAHFVNGEFVGEFSAWLKGSNVR; this comes from the exons atggaaaaa gATCCGAAGTACAAAGATTTACCTTCCCAAATATATTACGATAAATTGAATGAAGATATaatcgaagaagaagatgatgaacatgaagaaaatgaagaaagtCAAGAAAACGTTTACTGGGAAGCTATAGAAGGATCATACGAGCAAACACCCTGGGTTCgagatgttttttttaaactggAAAGGAACTTAACTGAGATAAATGAAAGTCGTGGCGAAGATAGTCTAAGCAAGAAACATTGTTATGATTTGAATTACTGGCTATACGAACAAGTGTATGAAAATCTGAATAACaacgaaaatgatgaaaatttttttaaaataattgatGGCCTTCAAAATGCATggacaaatataaataatgataagtTCCCCAATGCCGATAATATATGTCATCCCGACAAAACGCTGGTTGATATGAAGTATTTAAAAGATGTTAAACATTTGTTTGATTTTATTGAAGATTTTTCTACCATCAAAACGGCAGCTATCAAAGATACGAATAACGCTTGTCAGAAATATATTGACTACCTTAAACTTAAGGTTCCTTTGTACTATGAATGGAATGACGTATGTAcaatggaagaagaaaacatttGTACAAAGTACATTGATGATTATCCAAAGTATAAtccaaaaaatgtgttgGAGAATTTATCTGTAGTTAGTCTTGCATTGGCATCCATATTCAATGATTgttatcaaaatattataaatttgtttaCGGAAGCTGAGAAGATCGAGCCACGCACTGTTCTGAAGCATAGAGACATTACAGGACCATCCGAAAGTAACGTCGTAAAGATAGGCGGAAGAGCTTTAGCAGAAGCGATTAGCGATACCTCCCAGTCTGGGAACATGTTAATTGGCATTAATGCCTTGGCTACTTCGCTCTTTTCCGTGGTGAAGAGATTCAACTCTTACGTGTTTAGCCTGGTCGCACCGGTGGGCCTTTCCCTGCTGGGCCTGCTGTTATTTCTGTACGTCCTCTACAAG TTTACCCCCATTGGGAAATCGATTTCTCGCACCCACAAACGAGTGAAGAACAAGTTTGTTCGCAACAAGAGGGATGATTTTGATGACGACGAGgatgatgacgatgacgACAGCGACAACAGTAGCGACTTGAAGTCAAGCTCAAGTATGGAGTCATTACTTA ATAACtataataatgttaaaaagggTGATGACAAATGGTTCCTTGATAGAGATATGGTATATAACCTATCCTTTGAGAATGAAGAAGCGCATTTTGTAAATGGAGAGTTCGTCGGAGAATTCTCTGCATGGCTAAAAGGTAGCAATGTGAGATAG
- a CDS encoding hypothetical protein (encoded by transcript PVX_113225A) codes for MKENNVRSLLFVKVATILLLAYTNQTCNDSNKLGTSLVEDATANGEFGLRVQRLLGGSRSSRDSIFADSFYDDDDDDDDNNDKLFDYDSDHKSRREVKDRHHRHRHSHSHRHKRRHSHKHRTSSRSRREKEESSTTNDDDDEVLSLSRFDVDDDKDDRSHSRYSVDYDDENDDEPSSSRPASTDYDDIIDLTNARRSGSKYRISSMDIELYPEHEDEYLFEGKRRSGGVLKKADNYCENKIFDALSALDKYKEYYGEERRVMKQAAYRKATKVFAIPGAAALSPLIITLFLTTSNVVALPLAASAVILGGILYKKSKDKSDYGRPHLKSITY; via the exons ATGAAAGAAAATAACGTAAGGTCTCTCCTTTTCGTTAAAGTTGCCACCATCCTCCTTTTGGCGTATACAAATCAGACTTGCAACGATTcg AACAAACTTGGAACATCATTGGTTGAGGATGCGACTGCCAATGGCGAATTTGGTTTAAGAGTTCAACGATTGTTAGGAGGAAGCCGATCGAGCCGAgattccatttttgcagatTCTTTTTatgatgacgacgatgatgatgatgataataatgataaattattCGATTATGATTCTGATCACAAATCAAGACGTGAAGTAAAAGATAGGCACCATCGCCACCGCCACAGTCATAGCCATCGTCATAAACGTCGACACAGCCATAAACACCGCACATCATCAAGATCACGACgtgaaaaagaggaaagtaGTACTActaatgatgatgatgatgaagtACTTAGCTTATCCAGATTTGATGTTGACGACGATAAGGACGACCGAAGTCACTCCCGATATAGTGTAGACTATGATGATGAAAACGATGATGAACCCAGTTCATCACGACCTGCATCTACTGATTATGATGATATAATAGATCTTACGAATGCAAGAAGATCTGGTTCAAAATACAGAATATCATCAATGGATATCGAATTATATCCAGAACATGAAGATGAATATctttttgaaggaaaaagacgATCTGGGGGTGTGCTTAAAAAAGCCGATAATTattgtgaaaataaaatcttCGATGCCTTGAGTGCTTTAGACAAATATAAGGAATATTATGGGGAAGAGAGAAGAGTTATGAAACAAGCTGCTTATAGGAAAGCTACAAAGGTATTTGCTATTCCTGGCGCAGCTGCACTATCTCCACTCATAATAACGTTGTTCTTAACGACGAGTAATGTTGTTGCTTTACCTTTGGCAGCTTCCGCTGTTATATTGGGTGGaattttgtacaaaaaaagtaaagaCAAAAGTGACTATGGAAGACCTCACTTAAAAAGCATAACTTACTAA